From a region of the Tateyamaria omphalii genome:
- a CDS encoding ABC transporter permease translates to MGLFILRRLGVMLLTALCLTFIVFFLTNLYPNLEKLAKTQGNFRMTDEAVASWLDDRGYLDNTFVKYGRWLGVAPGWVTEKDDGTVTGQCFRENAPVEERSTFCGVLQGDWGFSLVFKDEVSSIVATRLGATGKLMGFVLLVMVPMSLIVGVLAGMREGSGLDRSLSTFSIATTATPEYVSGVIFIAVFASSAFGLKWFKGSATQAIENATFENFTLPVLTIALYGMGYIARMTRASMTEVMTAQYIRTARLKGVSFGNIVLKHALRNALIAPFTVIMLQIPWLLNGVVIVETLFNYKGFGWLLVQAAGNNDIELLLAVSVVSVVVVLITQLISDIGYVFLNPRIRIS, encoded by the coding sequence ATGGGACTTTTTATACTCAGACGACTGGGCGTGATGCTGCTGACGGCGCTGTGCCTGACGTTCATCGTGTTCTTTCTGACCAATCTCTATCCAAATCTGGAAAAGCTGGCCAAGACCCAGGGCAACTTCCGCATGACGGACGAGGCCGTGGCAAGCTGGCTGGATGATCGCGGATATCTCGACAACACTTTTGTGAAATATGGCCGCTGGCTTGGCGTCGCGCCCGGCTGGGTGACGGAAAAGGACGACGGCACCGTCACCGGCCAGTGTTTCCGCGAAAACGCGCCGGTCGAGGAACGGTCCACTTTCTGCGGGGTGTTGCAGGGCGATTGGGGCTTTTCACTGGTGTTCAAGGATGAGGTCAGCAGCATCGTCGCCACCAGGTTGGGTGCAACGGGCAAGCTGATGGGATTTGTCCTTCTGGTTATGGTGCCCATGTCGCTGATCGTGGGTGTTTTGGCAGGCATGCGTGAGGGGTCGGGACTGGACCGATCACTCTCGACGTTCTCCATCGCGACGACGGCGACGCCGGAATATGTGTCTGGTGTGATCTTTATCGCGGTTTTTGCCTCGTCTGCATTTGGGCTCAAATGGTTCAAGGGATCGGCCACGCAGGCCATTGAAAACGCCACCTTCGAAAACTTCACCCTGCCGGTCCTGACCATCGCGCTGTATGGCATGGGCTATATCGCGCGGATGACGCGGGCCAGCATGACCGAGGTGATGACGGCGCAGTATATCCGAACGGCGCGATTGAAAGGCGTGAGTTTCGGCAACATCGTTCTGAAGCACGCTCTTCGCAATGCGCTCATCGCGCCCTTCACGGTGATCATGCTGCAGATTCCGTGGCTCTTGAACGGTGTGGTGATTGTCGAGACGCTGTTCAACTACAAGGGCTTTGGCTGGCTCTTGGTGCAGGCGGCAGGCAACAACGACATCGAACTGCTCTTGGCCGTGTCGGTCGTATCCGTTGTCGTGGTGCTGATCACGCAGCTGATTTCGGACATCGGCTACGTATTCCTCAACCCGCGCATTCGCATTTCCTAA